The segment AGACGGGCATGCTCCTATCGATGGATTTTGCCCCCCCGATGGCGACCGGGGACACCCTGGCCGGTGTCGCCTCCGCCGCGAAGACGCTCGGGATCAAGGAGTACGACCCCGTTCCGGGGTGGCAGACCGTCTACTTCGGAAGCAGCCACCTCGTGACGAAGGGGAAGGCGCTGTCGTGCGCGAACTGCCACGTGCCGAACGGCGCGCTGAATTTCAAATCGCTTGGGTATACCGATGAGGAAATCCGGAAGCTCACCTCCGCAGGGCTCTATTTCGACAAGATGGCGGACAAACAGAAGGAGAACTGGTAAACGGGGGACCGTCGGCCCGCCACCTACGCGATCGTTTTGCTCAGCATCAGCCGCTGGGACGGGTGGAAGCCGCAGGAGTAGAGGAAGCGCTGCAGGTCGATGTTTTCCGGGGACACCTGCGTGAGCACGGTTTCGACCTTGAGGGTGGAAAGGTTCAGGAAGAGCTGGGAGAGCAGGGCGTGCCCGACGCCGGTACCCGCGAAGCCGGGGTGGACGCCGATCGTGTCCAGGACCGCAGCTTTATCGACCTTTCCGAATTCCCCGAAGTCGACGCGCGCCATGACGAACCCGACGACGAACCCGTCCTCCTCGGCCACCAGCGAAACCCGGATCCCGGATTCGGTCAGCATCTCCCGCAGCTTCGCGGCGTAATACGCGGAACGATCCCGGCCGGTGAGCTTCCGGTCGATACGGACGGCGGCCGCGAGGTCGTCCTCCTTCATGGAGCGTACCGGGACGCGGTCGCGGGACAACGCTTCGTAGTAGTCCCCGCCGGCACGCACCGGAGATCGCGCATCGGCTCCCGCGCTCCCCACCTCCCGGATCTCCTCGCGCAGCGGGGAGGTGTCCCGCACGACAACCTGGGCGGGGGCCAGGAGGAATCCCGCCGAGGAGAAGAAGCGGATCATCGCGGGGGTTCCCCAGTCGACCTGGGTCCGCAGCGTCCCGATCCCCCGTGCCTTCATCCGCCGCTCGGTTTCGGCCAGCAGCGCTTTCCCGATCCCCTCGCCCTGGGCGTCGGGGTCGATACCGATGACGTCGAGGACCGCCACGGCGTCAGGGGCGCCGAACTCCCCTTCCTGGATCCGGGCGATCGCGTACCCGGCGAGGCTCCCGTCCCGCACCGCGGTGCAGGCGATGAACCCGTCCGGCGATTCCGCCGCCGCCGCGAACCGCTTCTCCAGGAAGCCTTTCCTCGATCGACCGGTGATCCGGGTCTCGATCGCGGAAACACGGTCAAGGTCGTCAGGACGGAGTTCACGAAGCATGGTGTTCGGCATCTCTCCTCCTTTCAGCCCGGCAGTCTCCCGTGGGCGAAAGCGTCTTCCCTCTAATCTGCCACCTGCACGGAACCGGCGCAATCCGGATCATCCGGAATTGCAGGTTTTTCATTGTGGGGTAATATGGGGCGGATTGCGCAATCGATTTTCATGGACGGGTCGAATATTTCCGGATCGGACGGGAGAGCCATGCGGGATTATCTGAAACTGGAAGGGCGTGTTGCGGTGGTCACCGGCGGGGCGCGCGGGATCGGGCTGGCGATTACCCGGGCCCTGATCGATCACGGTGTCCGCGTGCACGTATTCGACGTCGCCCCCGGGAAGGGGGTCGACGCGGCGCCGTATTCGTTCCATCCGGCCGACATCGCCGACTCTGGGAGCGTGGCGAAGGCCGTGGCCGAACTTCCCGCCGGCGTCTCCCTGCTGGTGAACAACGCCGGGATCACCCGGGATCGCAGCGCGGTCAACATGAGTGACGACGAGTGGAACTCGGTCCTCTCGGTCAACCTGACGGGGGCGTTCCACATGATCCGTGCGCTGGCGCCCGCGATGCGGGTGGCCGGGACCGGGCGGATCGTCAACATCACATCGATCAACGGGATCCGCGGGAAGTTCGGACAGGCGAACTACTGCGCCTCGAAGGCGGGGCTGATCGGGTTGACGAAGACGATGGCGCGGGAGCTGGGCCCCAAGGGGATCACCGTCAACGCCGTCGCTCCCGGCATGGTCATGACCGACATGGTTCTGGCGCTTCCGCCGGAGTTCATCGACAAGGCGAGGGCGGAGGCCGTGCTGCCTACGCTTGCGACACCGGGCGACATCGCGAACACGGTCCTCTTCCTCCTGTCCGACGCGGCGCGCATGATCACCGGCGAGGTGATCCGGGTGGATGCGGGGCAATACATCTGATGCGGATCGATTTCCACGTCCACATGGGGGTGTATGCCTTCCACAACCCGTCGGTGACGGAGTGGATGAAGGAGATGCACCCCGAGGGATACGAGGAGTACATCCGGAAGTACGACGATCCCGGGGCGTTCGAGGAGCTGCTGGCGGAAGAAGGGGTGGACTACGCCTGCGTGCTGGCCGAGCTGAGCGACGCCACGACGGGCCTGTGCACGAACGAGCAGGTGCGCGACTTCTGCCGGGGCCGGAAGCGCCTCATCCCTTTTTGCGACATCAGCCCCCACCGGTACACCGACCTCGGGGGCGAGCTGCGACGGAAGGTGGAAGACGAGGGGTTCCGGGGGGTGAAGCTCTATCCCTCGTATCAGCACTACTACCCGAACGAGCAGAGGATGTACCCGCTGTACGCGGCGGCCCAGGAACTGGGGATCCCCGTCTCCTTCCACATCGGGTCGTCGGTGTTCCGCGGGACCCGGATGAAGTATTGCGATCCGCTGCACCTCGACGACGTGGCGGTCGATTTCCCGGAGCTGAACGTGGTGATGGCGCACGCCGGCCGGGGGTTCTG is part of the Deltaproteobacteria bacterium CG2_30_66_27 genome and harbors:
- a CDS encoding dehydrogenase, which codes for MKLEGRVAVVTGGARGIGLAITRALIDHGVRVHVFDVAPGKGVDAAPYSFHPADIADSGSVAKAVAELPAGVSLLVNNAGITRDRSAVNMSDDEWNSVLSVNLTGAFHMIRALAPAMRVAGTGRIVNITSINGIRGKFGQANYCASKAGLIGLTKTMARELGPKGITVNAVAPGMVMTDMVLALPPEFIDKARAEAVLPTLATPGDIANTVLFLLSDAARMITGEVIRVDAGQYI
- a CDS encoding metal-dependent hydrolase, which produces MRIDFHVHMGVYAFHNPSVTEWMKEMHPEGYEEYIRKYDDPGAFEELLAEEGVDYACVLAELSDATTGLCTNEQVRDFCRGRKRLIPFCDISPHRYTDLGGELRRKVEDEGFRGVKLYPSYQHYYPNEQRMYPLYAAAQELGIPVSFHIGSSVFRGTRMKYCDPLHLDDVAVDFPELNVVMAHAGRGFWYDRAFFLAKLHANVHLEISGLPPSKLMTYFPELDRLTEKVIFGSDWPGMPRIRRNMEAIGKLPLSAEGIERILGGNAARLLRL